In Subdoligranulum variabile, the genomic stretch AGTAACTGTTCATGGCGGCGTCCGGGCAGAAAAGCGGAAACTCCGGCAGGGCGCCCTTCAGACAGCAGAGAGGAAGAACACCATGCTTGTGACCGTCATCACCGTGGCCTATAACAGCGAAAAGACCATTGCCCGGACCATCGAGTCCGTCCTGCACCAGAGCTACGACGACATCGAATACATCCTTGTGGACGGCGCCTCCCGGGACGGCACGGTGGAGGTGGCCCGGCGCTATGAGGCGGCCTTCCGCGAGACGCCGGGGCGCAGCCTGACCATCCTTTCGGAGCCGGACAAGGGCATGTACGACGCCCTGAACAAGGGCGCCCGGATGGCCCACGGCGAGATCGTGGGCCAGATCAACGCCGACGACTGGTACGAAAAGGACGCCGTACAGATCATGGCCGACCTCTACCGCAGGGAAGGCTATGATGCAGCATGGGGAAGCATCCGCATCCGGAAAGCCTCCGGCGATATGATCAAGCACGCCCGCATCGGCCGGCTGTGGACCACATCCGGCTGGTGCCATCCCGGCATGTTCAGCCGCCGCAGCATCCTGCTGCAGTACCCCTATGCCCTGGAAAGCATGTACGACGATTTTGACTACATCACTACGGTCTACCGGGCGGGCAAAAAGGTCATCACCACGGATGCCGTCATCGCCAACTTTACCTTTGGCGGCATGAGCACCCAAAAATCCTGGAAAGAGGTGATGCGCCGGGTGAATATCACCTACAGCATCTACCGCAAGCACGGTATGAGCCGCCTGTACTGGTTTCATCGTCTGGCCCTGGAAACGGCCAAATACATCCTGGGGTGAAATGTGCCATGAAGATACTGTTCATCAATGAGGTCTGCGGCATCACCAGCACCGGCCGCATCACCTGCGAACTGGCGGACAAGCTCACCGCCGAAGGCCATGAGTGCCGCATCGCCTACGGGCGCAAGGGACAGGTGCCGGAGCGCTGGCAGCACTACGGGGTGCGCATCGGCGGCGACTGGGACGTGCGCCTGCACGCCCTGCAGACCCGCCTGTTCGACCTGTGCGGCTTCGGCTCCGCCGCACCCACCCGGCGGTTCCTGGCCTGGGCCGATACGTTCGATCCCGACCTGATCTGGATCCACAATCTCCACGGCTACTACATCCAGGTGGAGCTGCTGTTCGCCTGGCTCAAGAGCCGGCCGCAGACGCCGGTGCGCTGGACGCTGCACGATTGCTGGGCCTTTACGGGGCACTGCACCCATTTTGCCGCGGTGGGCTGCGAACAATGGAAGACCGGCTGCCGGCACTGCCGGCAGCTGGACCAGTATCCCAAATGCAGCGGGATCAGCCATGTGGACCGCAACTATGCCCGAAAAAAGGCGGCGTTTACCGGGGTGCCCCGGCTGACCATCCAGACCCCCAGCCAATGGCTGGCGGACCTGGTCAAACAGAGTTTCCTGCAGGAGTATCCCGTGACGGTGGAATACAACACGGTGGATCCTGCCGTTTTCCGGCCCACGCCCGGCGATTTCCGCGCCCGGTATGGCCTGCAGGACAAGGTCATCGTCCTGGGGGTGGCCAACGTCTGGAGCGAGAGAAAGGGCCTGGCGGACTTCGTGCGCCTGGCGGCAGCGCTGGGGGAAAAATACCAGGTGGTGCTGGTGGGCGTCAGCGAACAGCAGCGGAAGAAGCTGCCCGCCCGGATCCTGGCGCTGCCCAAGACCGCCAACGCCCGGGAACTGGCCCAGATCTATACGGCGGCGGATTTCTTTTTCAATCCCACCTATGAGGATACCTACCCCACCGTGAATCTTGAGGCGGAGGCCTGCGGCACCCCGGTGATCACCTACGCCACAGGGGGCGCCCCTGAAACCATCCATCGGCCGGATTCCGTCCTGGTGGCGCCGGGGGATCTGGACCGGGTGGCGGCCTGTCTGCAGGGCCGGGATACTGTCTGAAAGGAGCATCTTCATGCGGATCATCTTTTGTTGGGATGACGGCGCGCTGCAGGATCAGAAACTGTTTGCGCTCCATGAAAAATACGAGCTGCCCGGCATGTTCTTCGTGCCCACCTCCAACCGTGAGGGCCGGGAGGTGCTGACGCCCGCCATGATCCGGCAGGCCCGGTCCCCGTGGGTCGCCTTCGGCGGACACACCCACAGCCATGTCTATCTGACCCAGATCCCGGCGGAACAGATCGAGCCGGAGATCTCGGCCAACCAGAACTACCTGCAGGAGGTGCTGGGGGAGCCCATCGCCCATTTCTGCCTCCCCGGAGGAAAATACAAGCGGGAGATGCTGCCGCTCCTGTACCGCTACTTCCGCACGGTGCGCACGGCGGATACCATGTGCTTCCGCAACCGGGGACCGCTGTACCGGCCCGCGCTGCACTTCTACCCCCGCGGGGTGAAAAGCCTGCTGGGCAACGCCCTGCGCAACCACAGCTTCCCCGAGGCCCGGCTGGTCTGGGCCCGCCGCCGGGAACCCTATTTCACCCTGCTGCGGGAACTGCTGCAGTATGAGGAACCCCGGAACGACGCCATGGTCATGATCTGGGGACACAGCTGGGAGATCGAGGAACTCCAGCTCTGGGAAGAACTGGAGGCACTGTTTGCCCTGTGCAGCACCCGCTACCGGTCCTGCTGCATCCCCTACGACGCCATCGACGCGGCCGGCGGTCCCGCCGCCCTGTAAAAAGGAGCCTGTTTGTAGTTATGAAAATCGTGGAGATCGAGGATTTTTTTCACCCCAATGCCGGGTATCAGATCAACATCCTGTCGAAATATTTTGTGAAGCACGGCCATGAAGTGACCATCGTGACCGCCAGCGCCGACCGCATGCCTCCCCAGCTGGCGGCCTTTTTCGGCGTGGACAACATCGAAGCCTACGACCGGGAATACACCCGCACCACCGGGGTGCAGATCATCCGGCTGCCCATCTACGGATTCGTCAGCAACCGCGCCATCTTCACGCCGGAACTGCGCAGGACCGTGGACGGCCTGCAGCCCGACATCCTGTTTGCCCACGATAACGATACGGCCTCCGCCATGCAGTTTATCGCCCGGCTGGGTCATCTGCCCTATGCCTTCGTCACCGACAGCCACATGCTGGCCATGGCGTCGGTGAACCGGTTCAACAAGCTGTTCCACGGGTTCTACCGCCGGGTCCTGGCGCCCCGCCTCATCCGGTATCAGATCCCCGTCATCCGCACCCAGGATGATCCCTACGTGGAGCAGGTGCTGGGCGTCCCGCTGCAGCAGGCCCCGTGGATCTCCTTCGGGTCGGACACGCTGCTGTTCCACCCGGACGCCGACGCCCGGCAGAAATTCCGCAGGGAACACCAGATCCCCGACGATGCCTTTGTGCTCCTGTATGCCGGCAAACTGGACGAGTCCAAGGGCGGCCGCCTGCTGGCAGAAGCGCTGCAGCAGCCCCTGCCCGCCCGCCGGCCGGTGGTCTGCCTGGTGGTGGGCAATACCGCCGGTGATGCATACGGCCGCGAGGTGGAAGCCCTGCTGAAGGCATCCCAAAACCGGATCCTGCGCTTTCCCACCCAGCGCTACATGGATCTGGCTCCCTTCTACCAGGCCGCCGATCTGGCGGTCTTCCCCAAGCAGTGCAGCCTGAGCTTCTACGACGCCCAGGCCTGCGGCCTGCCCGTCCTGTCGGAGGACAACAACATCAATGTGGACCGCAATGCCCACGGCAACGGCCTCTGCTTTGCGTCGGGCAGCGTGGAGGACTTCCGGCAAAAGCTCCAGCAGATGCTGGACCTGCCTCCGGAGGACTACCGCCGGATGTCCCGGCAGGCCTGTGACTTCATCAAGCAGGAATACGACTACGAACAGAAGGCCCGGGAGTACGAGCAGATCCTGCAGGCCTCCCTGGATGCCTACCGCGCCGGCAAGCAGCGGCGCTGAACCTCCGCCGGAGCGGCCGGCACGCCAAATAGTGGCAGCCGCCGACGGGCCGCAGACCGCCGCAAGGCGCTCCCCGGCCTGCCGCCGGGGCGGCAAAAGGGCGACGGGTTGGCAAAATCGGTTGCTTTTATACGGGGAAAAGACTATAATAAAAAGAAGTCTTGTAAAAAAACGCAAGAAAACAAAAGCCCGGAAACTTCTGCCCGAAGAAACTCACCTGCGGCTGTGCACGGCCGCAAGGAAGGATACATAGAAACATGGATCAACTGCTCTACAAAAAAACCATGCTGCGCGTGGTCAAGCTCATCAACGTGGCCATGATGACCATCCCCTTTGCGGC encodes the following:
- a CDS encoding glycosyltransferase family 2 protein; its protein translation is MLVTVITVAYNSEKTIARTIESVLHQSYDDIEYILVDGASRDGTVEVARRYEAAFRETPGRSLTILSEPDKGMYDALNKGARMAHGEIVGQINADDWYEKDAVQIMADLYRREGYDAAWGSIRIRKASGDMIKHARIGRLWTTSGWCHPGMFSRRSILLQYPYALESMYDDFDYITTVYRAGKKVITTDAVIANFTFGGMSTQKSWKEVMRRVNITYSIYRKHGMSRLYWFHRLALETAKYILG
- a CDS encoding glycosyltransferase, with the translated sequence MKILFINEVCGITSTGRITCELADKLTAEGHECRIAYGRKGQVPERWQHYGVRIGGDWDVRLHALQTRLFDLCGFGSAAPTRRFLAWADTFDPDLIWIHNLHGYYIQVELLFAWLKSRPQTPVRWTLHDCWAFTGHCTHFAAVGCEQWKTGCRHCRQLDQYPKCSGISHVDRNYARKKAAFTGVPRLTIQTPSQWLADLVKQSFLQEYPVTVEYNTVDPAVFRPTPGDFRARYGLQDKVIVLGVANVWSERKGLADFVRLAAALGEKYQVVLVGVSEQQRKKLPARILALPKTANARELAQIYTAADFFFNPTYEDTYPTVNLEAEACGTPVITYATGGAPETIHRPDSVLVAPGDLDRVAACLQGRDTV
- a CDS encoding polysaccharide deacetylase family protein yields the protein MRIIFCWDDGALQDQKLFALHEKYELPGMFFVPTSNREGREVLTPAMIRQARSPWVAFGGHTHSHVYLTQIPAEQIEPEISANQNYLQEVLGEPIAHFCLPGGKYKREMLPLLYRYFRTVRTADTMCFRNRGPLYRPALHFYPRGVKSLLGNALRNHSFPEARLVWARRREPYFTLLRELLQYEEPRNDAMVMIWGHSWEIEELQLWEELEALFALCSTRYRSCCIPYDAIDAAGGPAAL
- a CDS encoding glycosyltransferase family 4 protein, which gives rise to MKIVEIEDFFHPNAGYQINILSKYFVKHGHEVTIVTASADRMPPQLAAFFGVDNIEAYDREYTRTTGVQIIRLPIYGFVSNRAIFTPELRRTVDGLQPDILFAHDNDTASAMQFIARLGHLPYAFVTDSHMLAMASVNRFNKLFHGFYRRVLAPRLIRYQIPVIRTQDDPYVEQVLGVPLQQAPWISFGSDTLLFHPDADARQKFRREHQIPDDAFVLLYAGKLDESKGGRLLAEALQQPLPARRPVVCLVVGNTAGDAYGREVEALLKASQNRILRFPTQRYMDLAPFYQAADLAVFPKQCSLSFYDAQACGLPVLSEDNNINVDRNAHGNGLCFASGSVEDFRQKLQQMLDLPPEDYRRMSRQACDFIKQEYDYEQKAREYEQILQASLDAYRAGKQRR